One window from the genome of Salvia miltiorrhiza cultivar Shanhuang (shh) chromosome 7, IMPLAD_Smil_shh, whole genome shotgun sequence encodes:
- the LOC130992550 gene encoding receptor-like protein kinase 7, with translation MKSPAGAATLLLLSTVCLISLAVADDLQTLLSVKDAFQDSNTRVFDSWESNSNVCNFAGITCDSKGFVKEIELSKQNLSGAIPLTAICSLTQLEKLSLGFNQLGGRVTEDLNKCSSLKYLDIGNNLFSGSFPDISSIHGLVYLYANCSRFSGAFPWDSLRNMSGLQVLSVGDNPFDRTPFPAAILNLTRLSWLYLSNCSIQGEIPEEIGSLVELVDLEISQNFLTGEIPAGITKLKNLWQLELYLNNLTGELPVGLRNLTNLEFFDASTNYLTGNLSEVGFLNKLKSLQLFENQFSGEIPAELGEFRNLVNLSLYMNRLTGPLPEKLGSWAEFYFIDVSENFLTGPIPPDMCKGGKMTKLLMLQNNFTGEIPATYASCTTLIRLRVSKNRLSGRVPGGIWGLPEMEILDLAENDFEGPITSDISNAKSLAQLFVADNRFSGQVPADISKASSLVSLDLHNNVFSGVIPAEIGELKQLTTLHLEGNKLSGSIPDSLSSCRSINEINLAGNALSGEIPPSLGSLPTLNFLNLSRNELSGPIPAALSSLRLNLLDLSHNKLSGPIPASLLTEANNGSFGGNPALCSETLSGFHRCSPQTGMSGQLRLVLLCLMVASVGLLASLAGFCYLKKKAGGAGERSLRDHSWDLRSFHVLTFKEDEIIDAIKQDNLIGKGGSGQVYRVMAGNGKELAVKHIWHSDEYGGKKLGSGTPILARPRSSKCREFEAEVETLSSIRHVNVVKLYCSISSEDSSLLVYEYMPNGSLWDRLHNCKKLLLDWETRYEIALGAAKGLEYLHHGCDKPVIHRDVKSSNILLDEHLKPRIADFGLARILQPDSPRESTQMLAGTHGYMAPEYAYTNKVNEKSDVYSFGVVLMELVTGKRPIEPEFGENKDIVDWVCGKLKTKESVLSLVDSGIPQMYKENVIKVLKVAIVCTARLPTLRPTMRSVVQMLEEAHPSQLLSIVVTKDFEGKK, from the exons atgaaatcaccggcgggcgccgccactctcctcctcctctccaCCGTCTGCCTCATTTCCCTCGCCGTCGCGGACGATCTCCAAACCCTCCTATCTGTAAAAGACGCCTTCCAAGATTCCAACACTAGAGTATTCGATTCCTGGGAATCCAATTCAAACGTATGCAACTTCGCAGGAATCACCTGCGATTCCAAAGGATTCGTCAAAGAAATCGAACTCTCCAAACAGAATCTTAGCGGCGCGATTCCTTTAAccgccatctgcagcctcacCCAGCTGGAGAAACTGTCGCTGGGGTTCAACCAACTAGGCGGCCGCGTTACAGAGGATTTGAATAAATGCTCCTCGCTTAAATACTTAGACATCGGGAACAACCTTTTCTCCGGCTCGTTTCCGGATATATCTTCAATCCATGGATTGGTTTACCTCTACGCTAATTGCAGCAGATTTTCCGGAGCTTTTCCTTGGGATTCTCTGAGAAACATGAGTGGTCTTCAAGTTCTGAGCGTCGGCGACAATCCGTTCGACCGGACGCCGTTCCCGGCGGCGATTTTGAATCTCACGCGGCTGAGCTGGCTCTACTTGTCCAACTGCAGCATCCAAGGGGAGATACCGGAGGAGATTGGGAGTCTTGTGGAGCTGGTCGATTTGGAAATTTCGCAGAATTTTCTTACCGGAGAGATTCCGGCGGGGATAACCAAGCTCAAGAATCTGTGGCAGCTCGAGCTTTACCTGAACAACTTGACGGGCGAATTACCGGTGGGGTTGCGGAATTTGACcaatcttgaattctttgaTGCTTCCACGAATTATCTCACCGGAAATCTCTCCGAAGTGGGGTTCTTGAATAAGCTCAAGAGCTTGCAGCTTTTCGAGAATCAGTTTTCCGGCGAAATTCCGGCGGAGCTCGGGGAGTTCAGGAATCTTGTGAATTTATCGCTGTACATGAACAGGCTCACTGGCCCGTTGCCGGAGAAGCTCGGCTCGTGGGCCGAGTTCTATTTCATCGACGTGTCGGAGAATTTCCTCACCGGCCCGATTCCGCCGGACATGTGCAAGGGAGGTAAGATGACGAAGCTGCTGATGCTGCAGAACAATTTCACCGGCGAGATTCCGGCGACCTACGCGAGCTGCACGACCTTGATCCGGCTCCGGGTGAGCAAGAACCGGCTGTCGGGGCGAGTCCCCGGCGGTATATGGGGGCTGCCGGAGATGGAAATACTCGACCTCGCCGAGAACGACTTCGAAGGTCCGATCACGTCCGACATCAGCAATGCCAAGTCACTAGCGCAGCTCTTTGTTGCGGACAACAGGTTTTCCGGCCAAGTGCCTGCTGACATTTCCAAGGCTTCGTCCCTGGTGTCGCTCGACTTGCATAACAACGTCTTCTCCGGCGTGATTCCGGCCGAAATTGGGGAGCTGAAGCAGCTCACAACTCTGCATTTGGAAGGGAACAAGTTGTCCGGTTCGATACCGGATTCTTTAAGCTCTTGCCGTTCGATCAACGAGATTAACTTGGCAGGAAACGCACTCTCCGGCGAAATCCCGCCGTCGTTAGGCTCTCTGCCCACTCTCAATTTCTTGAACCTATCAAGGAACGAACTCTCTGGCCCAATTCCAGCAGCTCTGTCATCTCTAAGGCTCAATCTCCTCGATCTCTCACACAACAAATTATCCGGCCCCATTCCGGCGTCGCTCCTCACGGAAGCCAACAACGGCAGCTTCGGAGGCAATCCGGCCCTCTGCAGCGAGACGCTCAGCGGATTCCATCGGTGCTCGCCACAAACCGGGATGTCGGGGCAGCTCCGGCTGGTCCTGCTCTGCCTCATGGTGGCCTCCGTGGGGTTGCTCGCGTCGCTGGCTGGCTTCTGCTACTTAAAGAAGAAGGCCGGCGGCGCCGGGGAACGGTCGTTGAGGGATCATTCATGGGATTTAAGGTCGTTCCATGTCCTCACTTTCAAAGAGGATGAGATCATCGACGCAATCAAGCAAGACAATTTGATAGGGAAAGGAGGTTCGGGGCAAGTGTATCGAGTGATGGCCGGAAATGGCAAAGAATTGGCCGTCAAACACATTTGGCACTCGGACGAGTACGGCGGTAAAAAGCTGGGCAGCGGCACTCCGATCCTGGCACGGCCTCGCAGCTCCAAGTGCCGGGAATTCGAGGCGGAGGTGGAGACGCTGAGCTCAATCAGGCACGTGAACGTGGTGAAGCTGTATTGCAGCATAAGCAGTGAGGACTCGAGCTTGCTGGTTTACGAGTATATGCCTAATGGGAGCTTATGGGACAGGCTGCATAATTGCAAGAAGCTGCTTCTTGATTGGGAGACGCGCTACGAGATCGCGCTGGGCGCCGCCAAGGGCTTGGAGTATCTCCACCACGGCTGCGATAAGCCCGTCATCCACCGCGACGTCAAGTCTAGCAACATTCTCCTCGACGAGCATCTCAAGCCCCGCATCGCCGATTTCGGCCTCGCCAGGATTCTTCAGCCGGATTCCCCCAGGGAGTCGACTCAGATGCTTGCAGGAACCCATGGTTACATGGCCCCTG AATACGCGTACACCAACAAGGTGAACGAGAAGAGCGACGTGTACAGCTTTGGAGTGGTGCTGATGGAGCTGGTGACGGGGAAGAGGCCGATAGAGCCGGAATTCGGGGAGAACAAGGACATTGTGGATTGGGTGTGTGGGAAGCTCAAGACTAAGGAGAGTGTGCTAAGTCTGGTGGATTCTGGCATTCCTCAAATGTACAAAGAAAATGTGATCAAAGTTTTGAAAGTGGCGATTGTGTGCACGGCTAGGCTGCCCACGTTGAGGCCTACGATGAGGAGTGTGGTGCAAATGCTGGAGGAAGCTCACCCATCTCAATTACTTAGTATTGTCGTCACTAAAGATTTTGAGGGAAAGAAATAA
- the LOC130993822 gene encoding protein FAR1-RELATED SEQUENCE 5-like — protein sequence MDESHQMIMLKCAKSNIGPVRAFRIFKELVGSFEEVGCTSKDFKNLSYTMNSYADGVDAQLLLDRFLSKRETDECFKCEYLVDETHKVKSLFWSDAVAIQNYSLFGDAVSFNATYKTNRYDMIFAPFTGKDNHGGCVTFGAGLLTREDVNSYSWILKQFIECMGTAPAMIITDQDPALKIAVENVMPNTRHRFCMWHIMMKLAQKLPNSLQEDAELKSEIHFVVWSELDEPVDFERKWTEVLDQYELTDNTWLADMFSLRSYWIPAYFRDLSMSGLFRTTSLSESNNSFFRRYLNRNSNLAAFYIHFESAMEAQLHNYKQACIVDQTTVPQLKTHTPLEHHASLIYTRNVFMDIQTEIIEAIDRCRIKSMVTDDDEQWYSVDDRSNGVFKVVHIASEETITCSCKKFVRVGLICRHMFVVMPNVGMKLIPSKYIVHRWLKAASAEVISTSNMKSRNKSLMAEAFRCIGIAEGNDELADSLLTELKRWAEINSNGAQCLSPTSGKQKMFELFYGSKIPSVVTVHPPDAVKTKGSGKRLKSTYEVAAEKAKKPKRRCRKCCRLVRHDSRNCGKVVEEESDEE from the exons ATGGATGAGTCACATCAGATGATTATGCTGAAGTGTGCCAAGTCCAATATTGGACCAGTGAGGGCATTTCGTATTTTTAAAGAACTGGTTGGAAGTTTTGAGGAAGTGGGGTGCACCAGCAAGGACTTTAAAAACCTATCGTACACCATGAATTCATACGCGGATGGTGTTGATGCACAACTACTACTTGACAGGTTTCTAAGTAAACGTGAAACTGATGAATGTTTCAAGTGTGAATATTTAGTTGATGAAACTCACAAGGTGAAGAGTTTGTTCTGGAGTGATGCTGTTGCTATTCAAAATTACTCGTTATTTGGTGATGCGGTGTCCTTTAATGCCACGTATAAAACGAACAG GTACGACATGATTTTTGCTCCATTTACCGGCAAGGATAATCATGGTGGGTGTGTTACATTTGGAGCAGGGTTACTAACCAGAGAGGACGTGAATTCATACTCATGGattttaaaacagtttattgAATGCATGGGAACCGCTCCTGCAATGATTATAACTGATCAAGACCCAGCGTTGAAAATTGCTGTTGAAAATGTAATGCCCAACACTAGACACAGGTTCTGTATGTGGCATATCATGATGAAGCTTGCTCAGAAATTGCCGAATTCTTTACAAGAAGATGCCGAACTGAAAAGCGAGATACATTTTGTCGTATGGTCGGAATTGGATGAGCCAGTTGATTTTGAAAGGAAATGGACAGAAGTATTAGATCAGTATGAGTTGACTGACAACACATGGCTTGCCGATATGTTTTCACTCCGTTCGTATTGGATACCTGCCTACTTTCGAGATTTGAGCATGAGCGGCTTGTTTAGAACGACATCATTATCCGAAAGCAATAATAGTTTTTTTCGGAGATACTTGAATCGGAATTCCAATCTCGCTGCATTCTACATTCACTTTGAGAGTGCTATGGAGGCACAACTGCATAATTACAAACAGGCGTGCATTGTAGATCAGACAACGGTGCCCCAATTGAAGACTCACACCCCACTGGAACACCATGCCTCACTTATATACACCAGGAATGTGTTTATGGATATTCAAACGGAGATCATTGAGGCTATTGATAGATGCCGCATAAAGTCAATGGTGACAGACGACGACGAGCAATGGTACTCCGTAGATGACAGATCTAATGGTGTGTTTAAGGTTGTGCATATAGCGTCTGAAGAAACCATTACATGCTCCTGCAAAAAGTTTGTGAGGGTTGGTCTTATATGTCGACATATGTTTGTTGTTATGCCAAACGTGGGAATGAAGTTAATTCCTTCCAAATATATAGTACATCGATGGCTAAAGGCTGCTAGTGCAGAAGTTATATCAACTAGCAACATGAAGTCACGCAACAAGTCATTGATGGCAGAGGCTTTTCGTTGTATTGGCATTGCAGAAGGGAATGACGAGCTAGCTGATTCACTCTTAACAGAACTGAAACGTTGGGCAGAAATTAATTCAAACGGTGCACAATGCTTGTCTCCGACGAGCGGAAAGCAAAAAatgtttgaattattttatGGTTCGAAGATCCCTTCAGTTGTAACTGTTCATCCACCAGATGCCGTGAAGACTAAGGGAAGTGGCAAGAGATTGAAGTCAACTTATGAGGTAGCAGCTGAAAAGGCGAAAAAACCAAAGAGAAGATGCAGGAAATGTTGCCGTCTAGTTAGACATGATTCCCGCAATTGTGGTAAGGTTGTCGAAGAAGAGAGCGACGAGGAGTGA